In the Daphnia pulicaria isolate SC F1-1A chromosome 2, SC_F0-13Bv2, whole genome shotgun sequence genome, one interval contains:
- the LOC124327352 gene encoding uncharacterized protein LOC124327352, with amino-acid sequence MPRIMIKGGVWRNTEDEILKAAVMKYGKNQWSRIASLLHRKSAKQCKARWYEWLDPSIKKTEWSREEDEKLLHLAKLMPTQWRTIAPIVGRTAAQCLERYEYLLDQAQRKEDGEEPGDDPRKLRPGEIDPNPETKPARPDPKDMDEDELEMLSEARARLANTQGKKAKRKAREKQLEEARRLAALQKRRELRAAGMGVRRGALSHNRRKRGVDYNAEIPFEKQPAIGFHNTAEEQFDPFAPNFHRLRQQQLEGELRSVKEDRERKKDKDRLKQRKENEVPSALLQGDQPAAKRSKLVLPEPQISDRDLEQVVKLGRASEAAQDAARETGQRVSDTLLADYSLTQSGGLRTPRTPAPAMDKILQEAQNLMALTHVETPLMGGANAPLVNPDFSGATPSKEGVATPNTLLSTPFRTPGGAAGSATPGMLSITSGATPRTGTLPGATPLVRDKLNINPEEPTEVMQRTLKEQLKRGLSTLPVPKNDYEIVVPEEEMDTESGTPGEGELAGTYISVEDQADIDARIEAERKKQREAELKRRSQALQRSLPRPHEVNNAILRPANSSDASLSDLQKAEELIKKEMLTMMHYDSIRNPVNLSTEKGGGLSRKIIETSQNFLSNNSYQEFEDKDIEQAKELLKVEMEKVKAGMGHGDLTMEAYTQVWDECLSQVLFVPSQNRYTRASLASKKDRLESSSRHLETNRAHMAREAKKAAKLEKKLRTLTAGYQSRAQALHKQTQDLIDQVEAARIELDTYSFLKKHEDAKVAGFLIKVIIGLIEKDAAMLENENANEATLNLVFQLQKFTPDSVKYELSLSDDLVRLLELHVSITIHPILENLTKTRKLMSSLLKASSNCPPENRLNLIRLLGLLLTPSYQSTMGEDNSLTSTDILAIFLSAVDKGHVEFNRTILLHGIVHSGKGIHTVPIYELLVTQAIAAMAIVPPNYVAQAVAILLQSVIQHGFWAHLISCDILSFMARYGSSQFCVELVQNLFLLCPSTPTPFSRPICLVNRLIPLLSASGRAIILKSHPIEKYPDLWAAINWTCFSPEQKTDFQRCLLPSVNGSQFLKAHAVLRLRSICTSGNCAIIQERNDFLPSLIKLGTILLNGLNSKSAKEYHQHIEHLLVCALRVLLYTAQPSQKESHLNLMQILKVALDSKFLTPVQLDATDFLSKIGTPGVAASPQQFVSISFNKMSFQSDISKLIFHHLVKEGYESSATSLIRDCPHLIELKRVQPPYKLPRLMGPSLVNLIENYFETKENIVEQLELLESVVFREQDDLLNLTKTLVENLKFQTPSSSQVQKETSDASVNTDFVSKDGLQTCDASINTESSNNTPETCDASVNTESASITPETCDVSVNTESLSTPKTSDSSCNTECVGNKPETCDASVNTEVVFIQENNYSNHLAVDNSQVLKETQNTTEIHDAIDSPEDVSNQVIAEKTPATLSTAEVSNHGCEGSVNTAWVLNNVLQENSLHCSEQVEVSAETIDFSLVYDRLLEDKEFQEKIAENINKKKAEVILPSKGSSKRGNLASSQDLDTVIKAIVAETQADPAFDNFLNDCIGIDSEDQTSVGTPDSTAQDGECIVSHYDGRNQDNCLVPDNLGAAMIVESSTMAPSIFTVQNPDLIENSSVINGLNSVAILTSSGQITLVPTIISAIPADTEPSVREKRKKKIPIVRRPVAIAPKPIFTITIPALDSNYQFPNAAGVSEIIEQRVEDQQQPADCNIENINVASSPGPSTTKPMKVKSRPLAKSRRKKVLKTTKPAEELITPSLAALLKIAQEFGSSASKNIPDQEAVGEKEPLKSPDVVFDSPLRNSTDFVTTPTSTRRLSHVRQLNFGESPELSNKPASPAVRPERSEIPWDLALRNAIAAPPPPDSEIFATPKGKAKRRRRSSPAAVITAETESVEKNSPCDPGASTSTSIPQQTSFSDSSTTTEKNVTADVVSEETPRLCNSSDPQHADLVAASILHEMANAPVIETTSAESLKQIALENTINERIASESNLPHFGMDIINREEQVIQQPFPVLATPRKEITENEAGLNSLNSVAHAMLCDGQSNSTSFGAWDGEIPRTPQIRLDLTSSTSPFQVSLTKGFRFLPTAESPSLPVPATPCIVEVNSSNNSIETPYTGFYQFPSVLSTPRLEALRQEIMESPGKTLSTTVISPTQVVLGRPTPYFVPSGERAQGPMNQSATPEHVPEIDKLERRRRRSSTEMDPLQLEESNDASDAAAALMCKAAETVAAALRPPSPLQSPPLHQPPTPHQPPTPHQPPTPHQPSSPLQPPSPLQPPTPHQPPTPHQPPTPHQPPTPYKTDQTLENDLINECQRLEDDPCIERAKLRNHRLVELFGEDSTNPSEILKSTPSVSGNVPTVALAQSTPIIAEQKTRKPRKTANSKLVPGDDSISSACARAQVYSLSPQANRRKSQRRSTNSQIATSREDENLIQELLALSRLNSVIDPVAQSPLNKRKRRSDSTNREKNASTIELSSEKRSKRKRISNVSVVMSEEQSLATNEVVPISTTSSSSPKEDIDVVSFVESVSDSPTKNKKSQKTSKEKVKSSTKLKAKSTSPNVRGMATRSTPVKLFKSSLPPYARKCVSFRQSAGVKKMPTPRKVPTAADVTDEERSLVSDSAKIVEVIDSNLPVSTVVVDDVQPSKNNDGKGEDDYHKTRSTDQVSDTQMETSVTSENIPQPLNVDQPEIVMEVETLTENAPKELEVLMEFIGQDALSQPNIFVADAPVDSTSVLLDKAVDHVESSEDIVVSATSENSCLVLDTLPEGSTLSTNSSVPNSCAENPDERICNSETTMSPLCEQRLPLIEEPPLAVLSKASPANCVESSSPYLDQKLKPTQKLSSPSAIASKEKTNRASNTKLKNYLRLQNLSTTSPQIHPTVNDLSVSEGNSGTQVKSPASSNRQQFQPQTNVIMDKELVKKMRKQLRMSKEINLYSQ; translated from the exons ATGCCACGTATTATGATTAAAGGTGGTGTGTGGAGAAACACTGAG GATGAAATTTTGAAAGCAGCTGTGATGAAATATGGCAAAAATCAGTGGTCACGTATTGCTTCTCTCCTCCATCGAAAATCAGCTAAACAGTGCAAAGCTCGCTGGTATGAGTGGTTGGATCCTAGCATCAAAAAGACAGAATGGAGCCGTGAAGAGGATGAGAAACTTTTGCACTTGGCAAAGCTCATGCCTACCCAGTGGAGAACAATTGCTCCTATTGTCGGCAGAACTGCCGCTCAATGTCTTGAACGTTATGAATACCTTCT TGATCAGgctcaaagaaaagaagatggtGAGGAACCTGGAGATGACCCACGTAAACTTCGTCCTGGAGAAATTGACCCAAATCCTGAGACTAAGCCAGCTCGCCCAGATCCCAAAGACATGGATGAAGATGAATTAGAGATGCTTTCAGAAGCCAGAGCTAGGTTAGCCAACACTCAG gGTAAAAAAGCTAAGAGAAAAGCTAGAGAGAAGCAATTGGAAGAAGCCCGAAGACTCGCTGCTTTACAAAAGAGACGTGAGTTGCGAGCTGCCGGCATGGGCGTTCGTCGTGGAGCACTCTCTCACAACCGCCGTAAGCGCGGGGTTGATTACAATGCCGAAATTCCATTCGAAAAGCAGCCAGCTATTGGATTTCACAACACAGCAGAAGAACAGTTTGATCCTTTCGCACCGAATTTCCATAGACTCCGTCAACAACAACTGGAGGGTGAGCTACGCTCAGTCAAGGAAGATAGAGAACGTAAGAAGGACAAGGACCGACTCAAGCAGCGGAAAGAGAATGAAGTGCCATCGGCTTTGCTACAAGGAGACCAACCGGCTGCGAAACGTTCAAAGCTTGTTCTCCCAGAGCCACAGATTTCTGATAGAGATCTTGAGCAAGTAGTTAAATTGGGCAGAGCTTCAGAAGCAGCCCAAGATGCAGCTCGTGAGACAGGCCAAAGAGTCTCTGACACACTTTTGGCCGATTATTCCCTAACGCAG AGTGGGGGATTACGAACACCACGAACTCCAGCTCCCGCAATGGACAAAATTTTGCAAGAAGCCCAAAATCTGATGGCTCTTACTCATGTCGAAACTCCATTGATGGGTGGAGCTAACGCACCGTTGGTCAATCCTGATTTTAGTGGAGCTACTCCAAGCAAAGAGGGAGTCGCAACGCCAAATACGCTGCTTTCAACACCATTCCGCACTCCAGGTGGGGCTGCAGGTTCTGCCACCCCTGGCATGTTGAGCATCACTTCAGGAGCTACACCACGTACTGGAACTTTACCTGGTGCTACTCCATTAGTACGAGATAAACTAAATATCAATCCAGAGGAGCCTACGGAAG TGATGCAACGAACACTCAAGGAGCAGCTCAAAAGAGGCTTGAGCACACTTCCGGTTCCCAAGAACGATTATGAAATTGTAGTACCAGAGGAAGAAATGGATACGGAGTCTGgaacacccggtgaaggggaATTGGCCGGAACTTACATCTCTGTTGAGGATCAGGCTGATATTGACGCTCGTATTGAAGCTGAGCGCAAAAAGCAAA GGGAGGCTGAACTGAAAAGACGGTCCCAAGCGTTGCAACGAAGCCTACCACGCCCTCACGAAGTTAACAATGCAATTTTAAGACCAGCCAATTCTTCCGACGCTTCCCTTAGTGACCTTCAGAAGGCAGAGGaacttattaaaaaagaaatgcttaCGATGATGCATTACGATTCAATTCGCAATCCAGTCAATCTCTCAACAGAAAAAGGTGGTGGTCTTTCAAGGAAGATTATCGAGACTagccaaaattttttaagcAATAATTCCTACCAAGAATTTGAGGACAAGGATATTGAGCAG gcCAAGGAGTTATTGAAAGTAGAAATGGAGAAGGTAAAGGCTGGTATGGGCCATGGAGATTTGACAATGGAAGCGTACACTCAAGTTTGGGACGAGTGTTTATCACAAGTGTTATTTGTCCCGTCTCAAAACCGATACACcag GGCTTCCTTGGCTTCGAAGAAAGATCGgttggaaagttcttctcGCCATTTAGAGACGAATCGAGCTCATATGGCCAGGGAGGCTAAAAAAGCagcaaaattagaaaaaaagctGCGTACATTGACCGCTG gttACCAGTCTAGAGCCCAGGCTTTGCATAAGCAAACTCAAGATTTGATTGATCAAGTGGAAGCTGCTCGAATTGAGTTAGATACTTATTCCTTCTTAAAGAAGCACGAAGACG CAAAAGTTGCAGGCTTTTTGATTAAAGTCATAATTGGGCTCATTGAAAAAGACGCAGCCAtgcttgaaaatgaaaatgcaaACGAAGCTACGCTTAATCTAGTGTTCCAGCTTCAGAA GTTTACTCCCGATTCAGTTAAATATGAACTTTCCTTGAGTGACGATCTTGTTCGTCTCTTGGAACTCCATGTGTCCATTACTATTCACCCAATACTGGAGAATTTAACGAAAACTCGAAAACTTATGTCTAGCTTACTTAAAGCGTCATCAAATTGCCCGCCTGAAAACCGTTTGAATCTGATCCGGCTTTTAGGTTTGCTACTCACGCCCAGCTATCAGTCAACTATGGGAGAAGACAACAGTTTAACCTCGACTGATATCTTGGCGATCTTTCTTTCGGCTGTTGAcaaag GCCACGTCGAATTTAATAGAACTATCCTTCTTCATGGTATTGTTCACAGTGGCAAAGGAATTCATACAGTGCCCATTTACGAACTTTTG GTCACTCAAGCTATAGCTGCAATGGCCATTGTACCACCAAATTATGTTGCGCAAGCTGTTGCAATTCTTCTTCAGTCAGTTATCCAACACGGATTCTGGGCTCATCTAATATCCTGTGATATTCTCAGCTTTATGGCAAG ATATGGCTCATCACAGTTTTGTGTGGAACTTGTTcaaaacttgtttcttttgtgtcCGTCCACACCAACGCCTTTTTCTCGACCGATATGTCTCGTCAATCGTTTGATTCCGTTGCTTTCGGCTTCTGGGCGTGCAATCATATTGAAATCCCATCCCATAGAAAAATACCCAGATTTGTGGGCCGCCATTAACTGGACTTGTTTCTCCCCAGAACAAAAGACTGATTTCCAACGATGCTTACTACCCTCGGTAAATGGTTCCCAGTTTCTAAAAGCTCATGCTGTTCTTCGACTTCGTTCGATTTGCACTTCTGGGAACTGTGCCATCATTCAAGAACGCAACGATTTTTTACCCAGTTTAATTAAGTTAGGAACGATTCTACTAAACGGGCTCAACAGCAAATCGGCTAAAGAATATCACCAACATATTGAACATCTTTTGGTATGTGCCTTGCGTGTTCTTCTTTATACAGCTCAGCCCAGTCAGAAAGAGTCACATCTTAATCTTATGCAAATCTTAAAAGTGGCTTTGGATAGCAAATTTCTCACACCGGTTCAACTAGATGCTACtgattttttaagtaaaattgGCACACCAGGCGTAGCAGCATCACCACAGCAG TTTGTTTCGATATCCTTcaataaaatgtcttttcaaAGTGACATTtcgaaactgatttttcatcaCCTCGTAAAGGAAGGTTACGAAAGTTCTGCTACTAGCTTAATTCGGGATTGCCCACACTTAATAGAACTGAAACGTGTGCAACCACCATACAAGCTTCCAAGGCTCATGGGACCTTCGTTGgtgaatttaattgaaaattattttgaaaccaAAGAAAATATTGTTGAGCAATTGGAGCTCCTAGAATCAGTTGTGTTTAGAGAACAGGATGATCTTCTGAACCTTACCAAAACTTTAGTTGAAAATCTTAAATTCCAAACTCCATCATCatcccaagttcaaaaagaaaCCTCTGATGCAAGTGTCAATACAGATTTTGTAAGCAAAGATGGTCTTCAAACTTGTGATGCAAGTATCAACACAGAATCATCTAACAATACTCCAGAAACATGTGATGCCAGTGTCAACACAGAATCAGCTAGCATTACACCAGAAACATGTGATGTCAGTGTCAACACTGAATCGTTAAGTACTCCAAAAACTAGTGATTCAAGTTGTAATACAGAGTGTGTTGGTAATAAACCAGAAACATGTGATGCTAGTGTGAATACAGAAGTTGTCTTCATtcaagaaaataattattcaaatcaTCTTGCAGTTGATAATTCCCAAGTTCTTAAAGAAACCCAGAATACCACCGAAATACATGATGCTATTGATAGTCCAGAAGATGTTTCAAACCAGGTTATCGCTGAAAAAACACCAGCAACTTTGTCAACCGCTGAAGTTTCTAACCATGGCTGTGAAGGAAGTGTCAATACAGCATGGGTTCTCAACAATGTTCTTCAAGAAAATTCACTGCATTGTTCTGAACAAGTGGAAGTGTCTGCTGAGACCATTGATTTTTCCTTGGTCTATGATCGCTTGCTGGAAGACAAAGAGTTTCAAGAAAAGATAGCTGAAAacatcaacaaaaagaaagctgAAGTTATTTTACCTAGCAAAGGCAGTTCTAAAAGGGGAAACTTGGCGTCATCACAAGATCTGGATACTGTTATAAAAGCTATTGTTGCAGAAACACAAGCAGATCCTGCTTTTGATAATTTCCTGAATGACTGTATAG gtatTGATAGTGAAGATCAAACTTCAGTAGGCACCCCTGATAGTACAGCTCAAGATGGAGAGTGTATTGTATCACATTATGATGGAAGAAACCAAGATAATTGTTTAGTTCCTGATAATTTAGGAGCAGCTATGATAGTGGAGTCTTCAACCATGGCACCTTCTATTTTCACTGTCCAAAACCCTGATTTAATAGAAAATTCATCTGTGATCAATGGGTTGAACAGTGTTGCGATTTTGACATCTTCTGGGCAAATTACGTTGGTTCCAACAATTATTTCGGCAATACCTGCAGATACTGAGCCTTCtgtaagagagaaaagaaaaaagaagattccGATTGTAAGAAGACCCGTAGCCATTGCCCCCAAACCTATCTTCACCATCACTATTCCCGCTCTGGACAGTAACTATCAATTTCCAAATGCTGCTGGTGTATCCGAAATTATCGAACAGAGGGTGGAAGACCAACAACAGCCTGCTGATTGcaatattgaaaatataaaCGTCGCGTCTAGCCCAGGtccatcaacaacaaaacctATGAAAGTTAAATCTCGCCCTTTAGCAAAAAGTAGGcggaaaaaagttttaaaaactaCCAAGCCAGCGGAAGAACTCATTACGCCTAGTTTAGCTGCTCTTCTCAAAATCGCTCAAGAGTTCGGGTCTTCAGCTTCTAAAAATATTCCAGATCAAGAAGCCGTAGGAGAGAAAGAGCCTTTGAAATCCCCTGATGTGGTTTTTGATTCGCCTCTCCGTAATTCGACCGATTTCGTCACCACTCCTACTAGTACTCGACGACTAAGTCATGTTCGCCAGCTGAATTTTGGAGAATCACCTGAATTATCTAACAAACCAGCTTCCCCGGCAGTTCGTCCGGAACGTTCTGAAATTCCGTGGGATCTTGCATTGAGAAATGCGATTGCCGCTCCGCCTCCACCGGACAGTGAAATTTTTGCGACTCCAAAAGGAAAAGCTAAACGTAGGAGAAGAAGTTCTCCAGCAGCTGTAATTACAGCTGAAACAGAGTCCGTGGAAAAAAATTCTCCTTGCGACCCAGGGGCTAGCACATCAACATCCATTCCTCAACAAACTTCATTTTCCGActcttcaacaaccacagaGAAAAATGTTACCGCTGATGTTGTTTCAGAAGAAACGCCTCGACTATGCAACAGTTCCGACCCCCAACATGCTGATCTCGTCGCTGCTTCCATCTTACATGAGATGGCTAACGCTCCAGTGATAGAAACAACTAGCGCCGAGTCTTTGAAACAGATAGCTCTGGAAAATACAATAAATGAACGTATTGCTTCAGAGTCTAATCTGCCTCATTTTGGAATGGATATCATCAATCGTGAAGAGCAAGTGATTCAGCAACCGTTTCCAGTCCTCGCTACTCCACGAAAAGAAATAACGGAAAATGAAGCAGGTCTCAATTCCTTAAATAGTGTTGCCCACGCCATGCTCTGTGATGGTCAGAGCAATAGCACCAGCTTTGGGGCATGGGATGGCGAGATTCCACGAACACCCCAAATTCGGCTGGATCTTACTAGCTCAACCAGCCCATTCCAAGTATCATTGACGAAAGGTTTCCGCTTCTTACCAACAGCGGAATCCCCTAGTCTTCCTGTACCTGCCACTCCGTGCATCGTCGAAGTTAATTCTTCTAACAATTCTATTGAGACACCGTATACTGGATTCTATCAGTTTCCTTCTGTGTTGAGCACCCCTAG GTTGGAAGCACTCCGTCAAGAGATTATGGAGAGTCCTGGTAAAACATTGAGCACCACCGTGATCAGCCCTACGCAGGTGGTTCTTGGCCGTCCAACTCCATACTTTGTGCCTAGTGGTGAGCGGGCTCAAGGGCCTATGAATCAAAGTGCTACTCCAGAACACGTCCCTGAAATAGACAAg ttGGAAAGAAGACGGCGACGTAGTTCGACTGAAATGGATCCCCTTCAATTGGAAGAATCAAATGATGCCAGCGATGCCGCTGCTGCTTTAATGTGTAAAGCCGCTGAAACTGTTGCCGCTGCGCTTCGGCCCCCTTCTCCGCTTCAATCTCCCCCTCTGCATCAACCTCCTACTCCACATCAGCCTCCTACTCCGCATCAACCTCCTACTCCGCATCAGCCTTCTAGTCCGCTTCAGCCTCCTTCTCCGCTTCAGCCTCCTACTCCGCATCAACCTCCTACTCCGCATCAACCTCCTACTCCGCATCAACCTCCTACTCCATACAAGACCGAtcaaacacttgaaaatgACCTTATAAATGAATGCCAGCGCCTCGAAGATGATCCATGCATAGAAAGGGCTAAATTGCGTAACCACCGGCTGGTTGAACTCTTTGGTGAGGATTCAACAAATCCTagcgaaattttaaaatctacgCCATCTGTTTCAGGGAATGTACCTACGGTTGCACTGGCTCAGAGTACACCTATAATCGCCGaacagaaaacaagaaaaccaagaaaaactgCCAACAGTAAATTGGTTCCTGGAGATGATTCAATAAGCTCTGCCTGTGCTAGGGCACAGGTTTATTCTTTGAGTCCTCAAGCTAATCGCCGAAAGTCCCAACGACGCTCAACCAACTCCCAAATTGCCACGTCAAGAGAAGACGAAAATTTAATCCAGGAATTGTTGGCATTATCACGATTAAACAGTGTAATTGATCCCGTAGCACAGTCTCCattaaacaaaaggaaaaggaggTCGGATTCGACGAACAGGGAAAAGAATGCTTCGACTATTGAACTCTCGTCTGAAAAGAGATCAAAGCGAAAACGAATTTCTAATGTGAGTGTTGTGATGAGTGAAGAGCAGTCTTTAGCCACGAACGAAGTCGTGCCAATATCTACAACGTCCTCCAGTTCACCAAAAGAAGATATCGATGTTGTGTCATTTGTCGAGTCCGTTTCTGATAGTCcaacaaagaacaagaaaagccAGAAAACCTCTAAAGAAAAGGTGAAGTCTTCCACTAAATTAAAAGCCAAGTCAACCAGTCCTAATGTGAGGGGCATGGCAACTCGAAGCACCCCAGTTAAACTATTCAAATCCTCGTTACCTCCATATGCTCGCAAGTGCGTCAGCTTTCGGCAGTCGGCTGGTGTCAAGAAAATGCCAACGCCAAGGAAAGTACCGACGGCTGCTGATGTCACCGACGAAGAAAGAAGTTTGGTATCAGATTCAGCTAAAATTGTTGAAGTAATCGACAGCAATTTACCTGTTAGCACTGTTGTGGTCGATGACGTTCAACCTAGTAAGAATAATGATGGAAAAGGAGAAGACGATTATCATAAAACCCGGTCAACCGATCAGGTTTCAGATACACAGATGGAGACTTCTGTAACTTCTGAAAATATTCCTCAACCATTGAATGTAGATCAACCAGAAATAGTCATGGAAGTTGAAACGTTAACTGAAAATGCGCCAAAAGAACTAGAAGTATTAATGGAATTCATCGGTCAAGACGCACTTTCCCAACCAAATATCTTCGTTGCGGATGCACCAGTAGATTCCACAAGTGTGTTGTTAGATAAAGCTGTTGACCATGTGGAATCTAGTGAGGATATCGTGGTTAGTGCTACTAGTGAAAACAGTTGTTTAGTGCTAGATACACTGCCTGAAGGCTCAACGTTGTCCACCAACAGCTCTGTGCCGAACAGTTGTGCAGAAAACCCGGATGAACGTATTTGTAACTCGGAAACCACAATGAGTCCTTTATGCGAACAAAGACTTCCCTTGATAGAAGAACCACCACTTGCTGTCCTTAGTAAAGCCTCTCCAGCAAACTGCGTTGAATCCTCGTCACCTTACCTCGACCAAAAGTTGAAACCGACCCAGAAATTATCTTCTCCAAGCGCTATTGCatccaaagaaaaaaccaatcgAGCTTCCAACAcgaaactgaaaaattacctTCGATTACAAAATCTAAGCACCACGTCTCCTCAAATCCATCCTACGGTGAATGACTTATCTGTTTCAGAGGGAAATTCAGGTACTCAGGTAAAATCACCTGCTAGTAGTAATCGTCAGCAATTCCAGCCTCAAACAAATGTAATTATGGACAAGGAGCTTGTAAAGAAAATGAGGAAACAGTTGAGGATGAGCAAGGAAATAAATCTCTACTCTCAATGA
- the LOC124327049 gene encoding tubulin monoglutamylase TTLL4-like, protein MPKPRMIEKVVTESGNECQHSSSILSDQQNNKAKPVVVRKKLVKKGLKKIHPFHATNGKSKASSLDRLSNSICKKAKINGKLSYSTVQSENDCDASSSVPSLASNFSGEELDSEIVQIPGDEESCSYITEEECDACDANEDTPLNISSDKTEVFQPALRFSAFSGVPPYLNFCLHDEKVVELPWTIRRCLKWKLSTITPIVVRKTVVNSGFRVIKEPKDWIGTWGKHMKSPLFTAILEHQKVNHFPGTFQIGRKDRLWRNMQKMVAKFGNDEFGFLPQTFVLPHDLRLLRKQWSRSTTDVPWIIKPPASARGTGIQVIHEWSQLPRKKPLVVQSYVKNPYLINGTKFDIRLYVFITSVNPLRIYLFENGLVRFASLAYSTEMNTLNDLYVHLTNYSVNKHCEGYVANEDANSCQGHKWTLQSLWTYFLGLGVDVEAIKSSLRDIVIKTLLSVAPALNDMLKNNVSNRYSCFELFGFDVLLDSDLKPWLLEVNISPSLHSTSSLDLSVKGPLIKDVLNMACFQFPNNVNSLSKQHLAEYISTHFKEQMCEATAGSDEGSQYCVNPSTYNYELSEEEKKKNEFYETAVQRVVAVPNGNSWTVQNQSAEIENRVDVVDESTILDNLTRGDIQHLIETEDELSQSHGFTRVFPADNSERYFRFMEKTSYYDLLLNEWHKKFGTDRTLAIDYLKTQLEKKVLN, encoded by the exons ATGCCAAAACCCAGAATGATCGAAAAAGTTGTTACTGAATCAGGCAATGAATGCCAGCACAGCAGTTCAATTTTGTCAGACCAACAGAACAACAAAGCAAAACCCGTGGTAGTGAGGAAAAAACTAGTGAAAAAAGGCTTGAAGAAAATCCATCCTTTTCACGCAACAAATGGGAAAAGCAAAGCTTCCTCTCTGGACAGACTGTCAAATTCAATCTgcaaaaaagccaaaattaATGGTAAATTGAGTTACAGTACTGTTCAGTCGGAAAATGACTGTGATGCATCCAGCTCTGTGCCTTCGCTTGCCTCAAACTTTTCTGGGGAAG agttgGACTCAGAAATTGTTCAAATCCCAGGTGATGAAGAGTCATGCTCTTACATTACTGAAGAAGAGTGTGATGCATGTGATGCCAATGAAGATACTCCATTAAATATTTCCAGTGACAAAACAGAAGTTTTTCAACCTGCCTTACGCTTCTCTGCTTTCTCTGGTGTCCCTCCTTATCTAAATTTTTGTCTGCATGATGAGAAAG TGGTTGAGCTACCCTGGACTATACGTCGGTGTTTGAAATGGAAACTTAGTACCATTACTCCAATTGTAGTTAGAAAAACTGTTGTCAATTCTGGGTTTCGAGTCATTAAGGAGCCCAAGGATTGGATTGGTACTTGGGGGAAACATATGAAGAGTCCACTGTTTACAGCTATTTTGGAACATCAAAAG GTCAATCATTTTCCTGGTACATTTCAAATCGGAAGAAAGGACCGTCTGTGGCGAAACATGCAAAAGATGGTTGCAAAGTTTGGAAATGACGA ATTTGGATTTCTTCCCCAAACGTTTGTTTTACCTCACGACTTGCGTTTACTAAGAAAGCAGTGGAGTCGAAGTACTACCGATGTACCTTGGATAATTAAACCG CCTGCATCCGCAAGAGGTACTGGTATTCAAGTCATTCACGAATGGAGTCAGTTGCCAAGAAAGAAACCTTTG GTTGTTCAATCCTATGTGAAAAATCCTTATCTAATTAATGGCACTAAATTTGATATTCGGCTTTACGTCTTCATCACCAGCGTCAACCCACTCAGAATCTACCTCTTTGAAAATGGGCTGGTCCGCTTTGCGTCGC TGGCTTACTCGACTGAAATGAATACCCTCAATGACTTGTACGTTCATCTAACTAACTACAGTGTAAACAAACACTGCGAGGGGTACGTGGCCAACGAAGATGCCAATTCGTGTCAAGGACATAAATG GACTCTGCAAAGCTTGTGGACCTACTTTCTCGGCCTGGGTGTCGATGTCGAAGCCATCAAATCCTCTCTGAGAGATATTGTGATTAAAACTCTGCTGAGTGTCGCACCAGCCCTCAACGACATGCTGAAAAATAATGTCTCGAATCGCTATTCCTGCTTCGAACTCTTTGGTTTCGATGTTTTGTTGGACTCTGACCTAAAGCCTTGGCTGTTGGAAGTCAACATTTCGCCGTCGTTGCACTCAACTTCGTCGCTCGATCTTTCCGTAAAG GGTCCTTTAATCAAAGATGTTCTCAACATGGCCTGTTTTCAGTTCCCAAACAACGTCAACAGTTTGAGTAAACAACATTTAGCCGAATACATTTCGACTCACTTCAAGGAACAAATGTGCGAAGCGACTGCTGGAAGCGACGAGGGATCGCAGTACTGCGTCAATCCTTCGACGTACAACTACGAGCTGagcgaagaagagaaaaagaagaacgaaTTTTACGAGACTGCCGTTCAGCGCGTTGTGGCAGTGCCCAATGGAAATTCGTGGACGGTTCAAAACCAAAGCGCCGAAATTGAGAACCGAGTCGACGTTGTCGATGAATCCACCATTCTGGACAATTTAACTCGAGGCGATATACAACATTTAATCGAAACGGAAGATGAATTGAGTCAAAGTCACGG GTTCACCAGAGTCTTCCCGGCTGATAATTCAGAGCGTTACTTTCGTTTCATGGAGAAAACGTCATACTACGATTTACTTTTAAACGAATGGCATAAGAAATTCGGGACCGATAGAACTTTAGCCATTGATTATCTGAAAACCCAACTTGAGAAGAAAGTTCTAAACTAG